In the Roseofilum capinflatum BLCC-M114 genome, GGGGGCGATCGCCTTACGCTGGGCTTGTTCTAACTGTTGATTCCTTTCTCGCTCTTGTTGCAGTTGCTCCCGTTCCCGTTGTAGTGCCTCTTGAATTTCCTGAGAGCGTTCCTGTTCTTGTTCAAGTTCTAGGTCTTTTTGTTCGAGTTCTAGCACCGTATTCCGTACCCGTGCGATCGCCTCTACATAGGTCGCAAATCGTTCCCCCGTGGGAGTATACAATTGCAATTCCCCCGCTTCCGTTAGCTCAAAGCGCACCTTTAATAAGGGACTCACCCAATTTTGCATTGACGCAATGGGCAATAATTCTCCTTGTGGCTGGCGTATCCATCCTTTAAGTTTTACTCGATCCGGGTCAAACAGATAATACTCTTGCACTCCGTAACGGTTGTAAAACTTCAGCTTTTTCTCTTCCAACTCTTTGAGCGTGTTACTGCGCGAGGCAATTTCAAATACCACTTGGGGAGCTATATTATTTTCTTCCCATTGTCGATAGGAGCGGCGATCGCCTTTCGGTCTACCCAATGCCACCATTACATCTGGAGCCATGCGCGTTTGATTATCCCCTTCTACGGGATACCAAAGCAAATCACCAGCGATAAACACATTCGGATCGTCGGCATAGAGAGCATCTAGCCCTCCTTGGATGGTGGTAATGTAGCGAAACTGAATCGTATTGTCAGCCAAGGGTAACCCGTCGCTTTCTGGATACTCAATTTGGGGATGAACTGAAACCATGATAGAAGAATGGGGACATTAAGGAAATCAATTATCCTCATTTTATTGCAGATAATCTTGCACGGTTTCTACAGGTAAGGATAGGATGTTGGCGATCGCCTCGGCATCAAGTCCCATTGCTGCTAACGGGGCGATCGCCTGACGTTGGGCTTGTTCTAACTGTTGAATTCTTTCCCGTTCTTGTTGCAGTTCTAAAAGAGCTTGCTGAGAGCGTTCCTGTTCTTGTTCGAGTTCTAGCACCGTATTCCGTACCCGTGCGATCGCCTCTACATAAGTCGCAAACCGCTCCCCCGTGGGAGTATACAATTGCAATTCCCCCGCTTCCGTTAGCTCAAAGCGCACCTTTAATAAGGGACTCACCCAATTTTGCATTGACGCAATGGGCAATAATTCTCCTTGTGGCTGGCGTATCCATCCTTTAAGTTTTACTCGATCCGGGTCAAACAGATAATACTCTTGCACTCCGTAACGGTTGTAAAACTTCAGCTTTTTCTCTTCCAACTCTTTGAGCGTGTTACTGCGCGAGGCAATTTCAAATACCACTTGGGGAGCTATATTATTTTCTTCCCATTGTCGATAGGAGCGGCGATCGCCTTTCGGTCTACCCAATGCCACCATTACATCTGGAGCCATGCGCGTTTGATTATCCCCTTCTACGGGATACCAAAGCAAATCACCAGCGATAAACACATTCGGATCGTCGGCATAGAGAGCATCTAGCCCTCCTTGGATGGTGGTAATGTAGCGAAACTGAATCGTATTG is a window encoding:
- a CDS encoding Uma2 family endonuclease is translated as MVSVHPQIEYPESDGLPLADNTIQFRYITTIQGGLDALYADDPNVFIAGDLLWYPVEGDNQTRMAPDVMVALGRPKGDRRSYRQWEENNIAPQVVFEIASRSNTLKELEEKKLKFYNRYGVQEYYLFDPDRVKLKGWIRQPQGELLPIASMQNWVSPLLKVRFELTEAGELQLYTPTGERFATYVEAIARVRNTVLELEQEQERSQQALLELQQERERIQQLEQAQRQAIAPLAAMGLDAEAIANILSLPVETVQDYLQ
- a CDS encoding Uma2 family endonuclease, encoding MVSVHPQIEYPESDGLPLADNTIQFRYITTIQGGLDALYADDPNVFIAGDLLWYPVEGDNQTRMAPDVMVALGRPKGDRRSYRQWEENNIAPQVVFEIASRSNTLKELEEKKLKFYNRYGVQEYYLFDPDRVKLKGWIRQPQGELLPIASMQNWVSPLLKVRFELTEAGELQLYTPTGERFATYVEAIARVRNTVLELEQKDLELEQEQERSQEIQEALQREREQLQQERERNQQLEQAQRKAIAPLAAMGLDAEAIANILSLPVETVQDYLQ